In Candidatus Desulfofervidus auxilii, one genomic interval encodes:
- the glgB gene encoding 1,4-alpha-glucan branching protein GlgB, with product MDKVRYDVSLFTDYDIYLFKQGNHFRLYEKLGAHLMTVNNIQGAFFGVWAPNAANVSVIGDFNGWNTETHPLRMREDGSGIWEGFIPHIKQGTLYKYHIVSKYNHYEVDKGDPYAFYWEVSPKTASIVWDLSYEWKDSAWMTNRYKSNNLQSPFSIYEVHLGSWRRVPEENNRFLTYREMADYLVKYVKDMGFTHVEFMPLMEHPFYGSWGYQTLGYFAPSSRYGTPQDFMYLIDCLHQHGIGVILDWVPSHFPNDEYGLAYFDGTYLYEHAEPKKRFHPEWNSYIFNHGRYEVRAFLISSALFWLEKYHIDGLRVDAVASMLYLDYGRKEGEWVPNEYGGRENLDAICFLQKFNEIVYKNHPDIQTIAEESTAWPMVTRPTYVGGLGFGMKWNMGWMHDTLEYFSKEPIYRKYHHNQLTFSIWYAFSENFLLPLSHDEVVHGKGSLLSKMAGDDWQKFANLRLLFGYMYTHPGKKLLFMGGEFGQWQEWYHEESLHWHLLEYPHHQGIQKWIRDLNHFYRNEPALYELDFQPEGFEWIDFSNWEESIIIFVRRDKSTKDIILVVCNFTPVPRYNYRVGVPEGGFWKEALNSDAQVYGGSGHGNLGGAEAAPIPWHGKNYSLSLTLPPLGVLIFKKEIK from the coding sequence ATGGATAAAGTAAGATATGATGTAAGTTTATTTACAGATTATGACATTTACCTTTTCAAACAGGGTAATCACTTCCGTTTATACGAAAAATTGGGAGCTCATTTAATGACGGTAAATAACATCCAAGGTGCTTTTTTTGGAGTATGGGCTCCTAATGCAGCTAATGTGTCTGTTATAGGTGATTTCAATGGGTGGAATACAGAGACACATCCTTTGAGGATGAGAGAGGATGGTTCAGGCATCTGGGAAGGATTTATACCACATATTAAACAAGGTACCCTTTATAAGTATCATATTGTTTCCAAGTATAACCACTATGAAGTGGATAAAGGAGACCCTTATGCCTTTTACTGGGAAGTCTCACCCAAAACAGCCTCTATTGTCTGGGATTTGAGTTATGAGTGGAAAGATAGCGCATGGATGACAAATCGCTATAAATCAAATAACCTTCAATCACCTTTTTCTATTTACGAAGTCCACCTGGGGTCTTGGCGAAGAGTCCCAGAAGAAAACAATCGATTTCTTACCTACCGGGAAATGGCTGATTATTTAGTGAAATATGTAAAAGATATGGGATTTACTCATGTAGAGTTTATGCCTTTAATGGAACACCCCTTTTATGGTTCTTGGGGATATCAAACACTGGGATACTTTGCTCCTAGCAGTCGCTATGGAACACCTCAGGATTTTATGTATCTAATAGACTGCCTTCATCAACATGGCATTGGGGTAATCCTAGACTGGGTTCCATCCCATTTCCCAAACGATGAATATGGATTGGCCTATTTTGACGGCACATATCTTTATGAACATGCTGAGCCTAAAAAAAGATTTCATCCTGAATGGAATAGCTATATCTTCAATCACGGGCGATATGAAGTGCGCGCCTTTTTAATTAGTAGTGCCCTGTTTTGGTTAGAAAAATACCATATTGATGGCCTCAGAGTAGATGCGGTGGCCTCCATGCTCTATCTTGATTACGGCAGAAAGGAAGGAGAATGGGTGCCCAACGAATATGGGGGGAGAGAAAACTTAGATGCTATTTGTTTCCTACAGAAATTCAATGAAATAGTTTATAAAAATCATCCTGATATCCAAACCATAGCCGAGGAATCAACTGCCTGGCCCATGGTCACTAGACCTACCTATGTGGGTGGTCTGGGCTTTGGCATGAAGTGGAACATGGGTTGGATGCATGATACTTTGGAATATTTCTCTAAAGAACCAATTTACCGTAAATATCATCATAACCAGTTAACCTTTAGTATATGGTATGCATTCTCAGAAAATTTTTTACTCCCTCTTTCCCATGACGAGGTAGTCCATGGAAAAGGCTCGCTTTTGAGTAAAATGGCTGGTGATGATTGGCAGAAATTTGCCAATCTTCGTCTTTTATTTGGTTATATGTACACCCATCCTGGTAAGAAACTTCTTTTTATGGGAGGAGAGTTTGGACAATGGCAGGAATGGTATCACGAAGAAAGCCTCCATTGGCATCTGCTTGAATACCCTCACCATCAGGGCATTCAGAAATGGATAAGGGATTTAAATCACTTTTATAGAAATGAGCCTGCTCTTTATGAATTAGATTTTCAGCCTGAAGGATTTGAGTGGATTGATTTTAGCAATTGGGAAGAAAGCATTATCATCTTCGTTAGAAGGGACAAATCCACTAAAGACATAATACTTGTGGTTTGTAATTTTACACCTGTACCAAGATATAATTATAGAGTGGGTGTTCCTGAGGGTGGTTTTTGGAAAGAGGCATTAAATAGCGATGCCCAAGTATATGGAGGAAGCGGTCACGGCAATCTTGGAGGTGCTGAGGCTGCTCCTATTCCTTGGCACGGAAAAAATTATTCCCTTTCCTTAACCTTACCTCCATTGGGAGTTTTAATATTTAAAAAGGAAATAAAATGA
- a CDS encoding YggT family protein: MFILANFLKAIAAVLDVALTIYMWVIVIRALISWVNPDPYNPIVRFLYAITEPVLYRIRRYLPVVFGGFDLSPIVVILGIIFLQKFLVSTLYQLAYRLS, from the coding sequence ATGTTTATCCTGGCTAATTTTTTAAAGGCTATAGCGGCAGTTTTGGATGTAGCGTTAACAATTTATATGTGGGTAATTGTCATTAGGGCTCTTATTTCATGGGTCAATCCTGACCCCTATAATCCCATTGTTCGTTTTCTTTATGCCATTACTGAGCCTGTTCTTTACCGTATTCGTCGTTATTTACCAGTGGTGTTTGGTGGTTTTGACCTTTCTCCCATTGTGGTAATATTAGGTATTATTTTTCTCCAAAAGTTCTTAGTAAGCACTTTATATCAACTAGCCTATAGGTTATCCTGA
- the malQ gene encoding 4-alpha-glucanotransferase, whose product MKIRRSGILLHITSLPSPYGIGDLGPWAYKFVDFLFETKQGFWQVLPLNPTDPAYDNSPYHSISALASNSLLISPELMVQEGLLNKTDIEPLPPFPKGKVDYDTVIAYKKRLFHLAYERFKKKKNYDYQRFCSENGYWLEDFSLFVSLKTHFQGKVWSKWPPEIRDRQPEVLLSLKRELQDRIEQEKFLQYIFYKQWLSLKDYCHQKNIHIIGDMPIYVDYDSVDVWANPEIFKLDSEKKPYVVAGVPPDYFSETGQRWGNPVYKWEVLKETGYAWWIQRMGRALKLYDVVRIDHFRGFVGYWEIPASEKTAIKGRWLDGPGEDFFKVMLKRFPCLPIIAEDLGVITPDVRELVSRFQFPGMKLLIFAFGPDLPTNPYIPHNYTQNCVVYTGTHDNNTIKGWFEKEITPEDKKRLLQYLGHQVSGEEIHWELIRLAMMSVANTVILPMQDVLGLGKEARMNRPATTSGNWRWRFLPEQLTPEVTRRLLEMTKTYGRAS is encoded by the coding sequence ATGAAAATAAGAAGGAGTGGCATACTACTTCACATAACCTCCCTCCCCTCTCCTTATGGTATTGGAGATTTAGGTCCCTGGGCTTACAAATTTGTGGATTTTCTTTTTGAGACCAAACAGGGATTTTGGCAAGTTCTTCCTTTAAATCCTACCGATCCTGCTTATGACAATTCTCCCTATCACAGTATCTCCGCTTTGGCCAGCAATTCACTGTTAATTAGTCCTGAATTAATGGTTCAAGAGGGTCTGTTAAACAAAACCGACATAGAGCCTTTACCTCCTTTCCCCAAGGGGAAGGTGGATTATGATACAGTAATTGCATATAAAAAAAGGCTTTTTCATCTAGCTTATGAGCGCTTTAAAAAAAAGAAAAATTATGATTATCAAAGGTTTTGTTCAGAAAATGGTTATTGGCTAGAAGATTTTTCCCTTTTTGTCTCGCTTAAAACCCATTTTCAAGGGAAGGTATGGAGTAAATGGCCTCCTGAAATACGAGACAGGCAGCCAGAAGTTTTGTTATCCCTGAAAAGGGAGCTTCAAGACAGAATTGAACAGGAAAAATTCCTTCAATACATCTTTTATAAACAGTGGCTTTCACTCAAAGATTATTGCCACCAGAAAAACATTCATATCATTGGAGATATGCCTATTTATGTGGATTATGACAGTGTAGATGTTTGGGCAAATCCAGAAATATTTAAACTAGATAGTGAAAAGAAACCTTATGTGGTGGCTGGTGTCCCCCCTGATTATTTTAGTGAAACTGGACAACGCTGGGGAAATCCTGTGTATAAATGGGAAGTATTAAAAGAAACAGGATATGCCTGGTGGATTCAAAGGATGGGGCGTGCTTTGAAGCTTTATGATGTAGTCCGCATTGACCACTTTCGGGGATTTGTTGGTTACTGGGAAATCCCAGCAAGTGAAAAAACAGCTATTAAAGGACGTTGGTTGGATGGGCCTGGAGAGGATTTCTTTAAGGTCATGCTTAAGCGATTTCCTTGCCTCCCTATTATTGCTGAAGATTTAGGAGTGATTACCCCTGATGTCCGAGAGCTAGTCTCTCGCTTTCAATTCCCAGGTATGAAGTTATTAATCTTTGCCTTTGGCCCTGACTTACCCACCAATCCCTATATACCCCACAATTATACGCAAAATTGTGTAGTATATACAGGCACTCATGACAATAACACTATAAAGGGGTGGTTTGAAAAGGAGATAACACCAGAAGATAAAAAAAGGCTGCTTCAGTATCTAGGCCACCAAGTATCAGGTGAGGAAATCCATTGGGAACTGATTAGATTAGCCATGATGTCTGTGGCCAATACGGTAATCTTGCCTATGCAAGATGTGTTGGGACTAGGTAAAGAAGCCCGGATGAACCGTCCTGCCACTACCAGCGGTAATTGGCGATGGCGATTTCTACCTGAACAATTAA